Within the Populus trichocarpa isolate Nisqually-1 chromosome 14, P.trichocarpa_v4.1, whole genome shotgun sequence genome, the region ttagatatttttattcttcataTTAACTGagtaagattattaaaaaaatattaatttaatatatatttttaaataaaatataccttTTAGAAGCCACCACACTTTCAAACTCCTTGTCAAGTGGGGCTAAAATGGCGAAGAGACGATTAGTAAGTTCATGTGTGACAAGGAGAAGTCCCTCTCTATTCCCTGCCTTTTCGTGTCAAGCAGATCCTTTATCAACCACTACGAGACGCTTTTCTTTGCCCTTTCGTGACTGCCATATCTGGACAGGTAACTTCAAGAAAGAATGAACACCTAACCTTATCTCCTCTCTTTCTGGGTTTGGCTTCACTTTGACTAGTAGAGTCCAGAGATTGAAGCAAAACCAGCTCCTTTTGTTTCGGGAACCATATgaagataatttaatattatttgaataatatcttttctctctctctccttactTTGTATTGACATACAATTGGAAAATGtttgaaacaaattattattcaaataagaaAGAATACCAAAGCCTGTGCAcgataatatgaaaaaattgaatgtgTTTGTCCGGTGAAGAAACTTaaatggaaaagagaagaagaagaaggaagaagaagactttattttaattgccaGGAAAACTTGAATTGCTAGTTTTATTGTGCCCATTGCTATTGCTGTTGCTGATAGTTATGTTGCCGTTGCTGTTGCTGGTTGTTGTCTGAGCGTTATTAGTACTATTAACGTTGTTTTGGTGAGCACCACCAATTATTGAGGTAATTGCTGCTGCTAGCGCTGCTGTGAAGTTAGGATCAGCAGCAATGGCAGCAGTTGCTGCGGCCAAACTGTCAGCCAATGGATTTTGCTGGGATGCAGGTTGTGATTGTTGGCCCAATCGATTAGGTTCCATGTGTTGAGACATTTGTAGGCCGGAGAACTTTGATTGATTGTAAAGTGCTTGTCCAAAAATCTGAGGCAGCAATGCAGTAGCTGAAGCATTGGCAGGATCTTGAGGTGCGTTTGGAAATGGAAATTGAAATTGAGTTGGTTGCTTTGGGAGCTGTAGAGGGTTGGGATTTTGGGTTAGGTCCAATGTCACTGTAGGGAATGGGGCTGAAGCTGATATAGTAGCAAGATTAGAGGAGCATGGGAGAAGAGTTCTGGTAAGGAAATTTGAGTTCAATAGTCCATCAGCACTTGACATGGAGCCTGACAACAACATTCTTGCGGCTGATGATGTGGTTGATGCCATTGCCATAGCGGCCGGAGGCAAAGGGTGGTTGTGATTGCCCTCGTATGTAGTTATGAGGATGGTTCGATCTTCTGCACATCTTTGTACCTGTTCAAGCGCGTCCCAGTTCAGATTAACATATACcaggaaaaggaaaatgacTGAGTGATATGAGAATCAAGATTCAATAATCTGATCAAAGTCTTCGATCAAAACAACTACTTTTGTAATTTAGTGGCAGTGCTTTTCCAAAATTGCCTAATCAAACTCTTCTAGCTTCTATATATGCAACAGAAATcctctgaaaaataaaaacacaacattATACCGAatataattaaggaaaaaaacaggAAACATGCCTGTTTTCGAACTGGGCAACCAGCGGCCATGGTGCACCGATAATAAGCTCGAGGACATGGATTTCCTTTTGCCAGCTTCTGTCCATACTTCCGCCATTGACATCCATCCGATATCTAAACAAACCACAAGTTtccattgaattaaaaaaaatctaatcaaaATTCAACCAATATTGCAACTAATTGAATCAAATCGGCTGTACCATGGCATCCTCAGATCTAGCTCGAACAGACACACGGGCCTTCCTTATTGTAGCCTCCGTTTGATCAATAGTTTTCGCCGAGTTAAGTCTAGCAACCTTATTAGAGGCCCAGCCTTGACCTGGGCTATCCTCTCTATGATCAGCTCCCCTAGCAAACCCCTTCTTATCTTGATCAAACACTAGTGCCCCATCTTCATTATTATTCTCTACATTATTTCCAGGTGATCTCGATCGATCACGGCTCCTTCCTCCTTCTGATGTAGATAGAGAAAGGTCATCGGTgtcaccagcagcagcagcagcaactagACCAAGATCCATAAACTGCCTTGGAACCatcccattatttttatttttgccatCAAGTTTTTCATTCTTGTGATGAGACTTTTGGTCCTGCGTAAGTGTTACTAAATGCATCTGCAATGCATTGTAATTGCTAGTAACCTGATTTAACATGTCTTTCAACCGTAGATTCTCCACTTTCATTCGTTCTACCTCAGCTTGGAGAACTGCTAGCTGCAAATATCAACAACACAGTAACATTCAACACCAGAAATacacccaaaaaagaaaattcaaagctTTTCATGtataaagtttcattttttacaTCATTTAATGGGGTTGGCTTACCTCACTCTTAGCTCTTTTATCTTCCATGTTCGACGATATCCCATCATCCACCATCGACTGGTCACTGCTAGTATTAGTAGTAAGAAGATTCAAACCTGTCTGTATAACCCAAGATAAATGCAGTTAGAGGGGGCAAAAAGAGAAAACGTTAAAGACATAAACTCTGGTACAAGTCACGTACGTTGACGTTTAGCTCCAATCCAGTAGGACTTCCAGAGTCTTTCAAATCATCAGTGCTATTGTTGGTGATGGGATAACCATCATCATGTTTCTTGCGAGCAAAAAAGTCCATCTCGTCGATGACCGTCCGTCGTCTATTATCAGATGGGAAAGaagaatcatcatcatcatcatcttcatcatcatcatcatcacggGCGTCATTGGTGTTTATAAGTTTGACAGGGAATTGGATAGTAGTAGGAGGAGACCTAGCAGATGTGGCATCCATGGTTTGTCTACCAGTAGTAGCAAGTTGTTTCCACTTGGGATTCACGATGTTCTCTTGATCAGGGAAAGAATTGAGCACAGTTGGTTTGTGTAGAAAGAAGGCACTAGTAGTGCTTATTAGATCTGAATCAATGGAGAGCACACCCCTTCCTTTGGCCATAAATCAAGAGAGAGAATGCCCTGGAGAGAAAGAGGAGGGTGTGTAAGTCTCTAAACGCTGCAATGGACTCGGCAATAAAAGGGGGGAGTTAGAGACTTTAGAAGAAGACCGAATACAAGTGTTCAGTAGCAGTTAAGTGTGTGGTTCTTGTGTTAAATGTTTGCCTTTTAGATTTGGATCTTGGCAAGTATAAAATCCATCTGTGTTAAATCTTCATACGAATTGATATGCATGCACCATCATTCTTTGTAgcttttaatcataatttaatatttataaatcttatcttatcgaatttatgatttatatgaaactcttatatattttgtttgtaatattGCAATCAAGTTGTGGAATAACCaggaaaataataaaggaagaatactaaatttgaaagaaagaaaaaaaagaatggtaATAAAAGAGTAtgaagttatttttgtttttgaattttaaaagtgtttttaaaaaaatttgaaatttttttattttttactttacttcaaattaatttttttttatgtttttagattattttgtttcactaatgtgaaaaataatttaaaaaaaacattattttaatacatttctaaataaaaacatgttgaaaagcaaccgcaactacACTTCCGAACACATTATAAGTTGGTAAAGTAAATAAGAtcaaaagatatattttatatgtatgttTTATATGTAGTATTTAATTTcactaatattaattaatattaatgatcaTGGACCGCAAGAAATAACTTCTATATCGCAAGTTTTATTCTAGGTGCA harbors:
- the LOC7462063 gene encoding probable WRKY transcription factor 31, which codes for MAKGRGVLSIDSDLISTTSAFFLHKPTVLNSFPDQENIVNPKWKQLATTGRQTMDATSARSPPTTIQFPVKLINTNDARDDDDDEDDDDDDSSFPSDNRRRTVIDEMDFFARKKHDDGYPITNNSTDDLKDSGSPTGLELNVNTGLNLLTTNTSSDQSMVDDGISSNMEDKRAKSELAVLQAEVERMKVENLRLKDMLNQVTSNYNALQMHLVTLTQDQKSHHKNEKLDGKNKNNGMVPRQFMDLGLVAAAAAGDTDDLSLSTSEGGRSRDRSRSPGNNVENNNEDGALVFDQDKKGFARGADHREDSPGQGWASNKVARLNSAKTIDQTEATIRKARVSVRARSEDAMISDGCQWRKYGQKLAKGNPCPRAYYRCTMAAGCPVRKQVQRCAEDRTILITTYEGNHNHPLPPAAMAMASTTSSAARMLLSGSMSSADGLLNSNFLTRTLLPCSSNLATISASAPFPTVTLDLTQNPNPLQLPKQPTQFQFPFPNAPQDPANASATALLPQIFGQALYNQSKFSGLQMSQHMEPNRLGQQSQPASQQNPLADSLAAATAAIAADPNFTAALAAAITSIIGGAHQNNVNSTNNAQTTTSNSNGNITISNSNSNGHNKTSNSSFPGN